A section of the Agrococcus sp. SGAir0287 genome encodes:
- a CDS encoding MFS transporter: MSTTTHAPVSLRRSVSNTLKGSAGNLVEWYDVYVYSVFASYFESQFFADDDQNSTLYVWAIFAVTFLMRPIGSWFFGRFADRHGRRLALTVSVSVMAACSFVIAITPTAATIGVGAAVILVLCRLAQGFATGGEYGTSATYMSEAAIPGRRGFLSSFHYVTLVGGHVLAQATLLVMVLTLDASAISEWGWRVAFGIGGVAAIVVFWLRRTMDESLTTETIEAARSGESRESGSMRELLTHQWRPLLLCFLVTMGGTVAFYTYSVNGPSIVKGAFAGDDVVTGTVINLVALTILMLLQPLGGWLSDIVGRKTLLVFFGIGGVLYTWFLITWLPQQTSAVAAFAILVGGFVILTGYTSINAVVKAELFPTHIRALGVGFGYALANSMFGGTAPLLFQAANGADQVPLFIGYVTVVIAASLVVYVVFLRNKGQNWLDDEHGMRERIAERVGVER, from the coding sequence ATGTCGACGACGACCCACGCTCCCGTGAGCCTCCGCAGATCCGTCTCCAACACGTTGAAGGGCTCGGCGGGCAACCTCGTCGAGTGGTACGACGTCTACGTCTACTCCGTGTTCGCCTCGTACTTCGAGTCGCAGTTCTTCGCGGACGACGATCAGAACTCGACGCTGTACGTGTGGGCGATCTTCGCGGTCACGTTCCTCATGCGGCCCATCGGCTCCTGGTTCTTCGGTCGCTTCGCCGACCGGCACGGCAGGCGCCTCGCCCTCACGGTCTCCGTCTCCGTCATGGCGGCGTGCTCGTTCGTCATCGCCATCACGCCCACCGCCGCGACGATCGGCGTCGGCGCCGCCGTCATCCTCGTCCTCTGCCGCCTCGCGCAGGGCTTCGCGACGGGCGGCGAGTACGGCACGTCGGCGACCTACATGTCGGAGGCCGCGATCCCCGGTCGGCGCGGCTTCCTCTCGTCGTTCCACTACGTGACGCTCGTCGGCGGCCACGTGCTCGCGCAGGCCACGCTGCTCGTCATGGTGCTGACGCTCGACGCGTCGGCGATCTCCGAGTGGGGCTGGCGCGTCGCGTTCGGCATCGGCGGCGTCGCGGCGATCGTCGTGTTCTGGCTGCGCCGCACGATGGACGAGTCGCTCACGACCGAGACCATCGAGGCCGCGCGCAGCGGCGAGTCGCGCGAATCGGGCTCGATGCGCGAGCTGCTCACGCACCAGTGGCGCCCGCTGCTGCTGTGCTTCCTCGTCACGATGGGCGGCACGGTCGCGTTCTACACGTACTCCGTCAACGGTCCGAGCATCGTCAAGGGCGCCTTCGCAGGAGACGACGTCGTGACCGGCACCGTCATCAACCTCGTCGCCCTCACGATCCTCATGCTGCTGCAGCCGCTGGGCGGCTGGCTCTCCGACATCGTCGGCCGCAAGACGCTGCTCGTCTTCTTCGGCATCGGCGGCGTCCTCTACACGTGGTTCCTCATCACGTGGCTGCCGCAGCAGACGAGCGCCGTCGCGGCGTTCGCGATCCTCGTCGGCGGCTTCGTCATCCTCACCGGCTACACGTCGATCAACGCGGTGGTGAAGGCGGAGCTCTTCCCGACGCACATCCGCGCGCTCGGCGTCGGCTTCGGCTACGCGCTGGCGAACTCGATGTTCGGTGGCACCGCGCCGCTGCTCTTCCAGGCGGCGAACGGCGCCGACCAGGTGCCGCTGTTCATCGGCTACGTCACGGTCGTGATCGCCGCGTCCCTCGTCGTCTACGTCGTCTTCCTCCGCAACAAGGGGCAGAACTGGCTCGACGACGAGCACGGCATGCGCGAGCGCATCGCCGAGCGCGTCGGCGTCGAGCGCTGA
- a CDS encoding S9 family peptidase gives MRAEHIEHLVELSRPAVHPDGWAVVAASRPDVDANRTVGQLWRVSLADGGRTRITQGVSDSSPQLTPDGTRILFVRADAKGRPQVWVMPADGGEPVQTTDAPGGVTGFRISPDGARLALTVREVEPGRGSTVEGLTPEAQSPRRIVDLHAQRNGVGYRIDARSRVAVADILDPGLEPDYERAPAPGDAGAEHPPTPTSRIPEAATLTSGDVEHVGAVWSADGTEVLAIRVDSDARTDLRNPIVAIRVDGGEERELLGIDANLSVAQIVADAHGVWAIAQDVGESGIDFVARNAGLYRLVGSTLERRTDEETIDLAAGDLTLVDDGVLVQDTHRGRVHVLHVGVDGVTRLTGDATEATGVAVHGDRIVVTVQTPTSFGELGLVEPGEDGPGGVRILTDFGAALQAAGVTVPTEHDLVARDGSRVHGWVWLPEGEGPHPVLLNIHGGPFAQYGVHVFDEAQVAVDAGYAVVQCNPRGSAGYGRAHGLAIRQRMGTVDLHDVLDFLDGALAAHPSLDGDRVGIMGGSYGGYLTAWTIAHEHRFRAAIVERGFLDPESFVGTSDIGSFFGDEYVGTDPERVRAQSPMAVVSQVRTPTLVVHAERDLRCPLEQAQRYFAALHRQGTEAELLVFPGEDHELTRSGQPRHRIERFAAVLDWFGRHIPA, from the coding sequence ATGCGCGCGGAGCACATCGAGCACCTCGTCGAGCTCTCGCGGCCGGCCGTCCACCCCGACGGGTGGGCGGTCGTCGCCGCATCCCGGCCGGACGTCGACGCCAACCGCACCGTGGGGCAGCTGTGGCGCGTCTCGCTCGCCGACGGCGGCCGCACGCGCATCACGCAGGGCGTGTCGGACTCCTCGCCCCAGCTCACGCCCGACGGCACCCGCATCCTGTTCGTGCGCGCCGACGCGAAGGGCCGCCCGCAGGTGTGGGTCATGCCCGCCGACGGCGGCGAGCCGGTGCAGACGACGGACGCGCCAGGAGGCGTGACGGGCTTCCGCATCTCGCCGGACGGCGCGCGGCTCGCGCTCACCGTGCGCGAGGTCGAGCCCGGCCGCGGCTCCACCGTGGAGGGCCTGACGCCCGAGGCGCAGTCGCCGCGACGCATCGTCGACCTGCACGCGCAGCGCAACGGCGTCGGCTACCGCATCGACGCGCGCAGCCGCGTCGCGGTCGCCGACATCCTCGACCCCGGCCTCGAGCCGGACTACGAGCGCGCGCCCGCGCCCGGCGACGCGGGCGCCGAGCACCCGCCGACGCCCACCTCGCGCATCCCCGAGGCCGCGACGCTCACGTCGGGGGACGTCGAGCACGTCGGCGCCGTCTGGAGCGCCGACGGCACCGAGGTGCTCGCGATCCGCGTGGACTCGGACGCTCGCACGGATCTGCGGAACCCGATCGTCGCCATCCGGGTGGACGGCGGCGAGGAGCGCGAGCTGCTCGGCATCGACGCGAACCTCTCGGTCGCGCAGATCGTGGCGGACGCGCACGGCGTGTGGGCCATCGCGCAGGACGTGGGGGAGTCCGGCATCGACTTCGTCGCGCGGAACGCCGGCCTCTACCGCCTCGTCGGGTCGACGCTCGAGCGTCGCACCGACGAGGAGACCATCGACCTCGCGGCCGGCGACCTCACGCTCGTCGACGACGGCGTGCTCGTGCAGGACACGCACCGCGGACGCGTGCACGTGCTGCACGTCGGCGTCGACGGCGTCACGCGACTGACGGGCGACGCGACCGAGGCGACGGGCGTCGCCGTCCACGGCGATCGCATCGTCGTGACGGTGCAGACGCCGACCTCCTTCGGCGAGCTCGGCCTCGTCGAGCCGGGCGAGGACGGCCCGGGCGGCGTGCGCATCCTCACCGACTTCGGCGCGGCGCTGCAGGCGGCGGGCGTGACGGTGCCGACGGAGCACGACCTCGTCGCGCGCGACGGCTCGCGCGTGCACGGCTGGGTGTGGCTGCCCGAGGGCGAGGGTCCGCATCCCGTCCTGCTCAACATCCACGGCGGACCGTTCGCGCAGTACGGCGTGCACGTGTTCGACGAGGCGCAGGTCGCCGTCGATGCCGGCTACGCCGTCGTGCAGTGCAACCCGCGCGGGTCGGCGGGCTACGGGCGCGCCCACGGCCTGGCGATCCGGCAGCGGATGGGCACGGTCGACCTGCACGACGTGCTCGACTTCCTCGACGGCGCGCTCGCGGCGCATCCGAGCCTCGACGGCGACCGCGTCGGCATCATGGGCGGCTCGTACGGCGGCTATCTCACGGCGTGGACGATCGCTCACGAGCACCGCTTCCGCGCCGCCATCGTCGAGCGCGGGTTCCTCGACCCGGAGTCGTTCGTCGGCACGAGCGACATCGGCTCGTTCTTCGGCGACGAGTACGTCGGCACCGACCCCGAGCGCGTGCGCGCGCAGAGCCCCATGGCGGTCGTCTCGCAGGTGCGCACGCCGACGCTCGTCGTGCACGCCGAGCGCGACCTGCGCTGCCCGCTCGAGCAGGCGCAGCGGTACTTCGCCGCCCTGCACCGGCAGGGCACCGAGGCCGAGCTGCTCGTCTTCCCCGGCGAGGACCACGAGCTCACGCGATCGGGCCAGCCACGGCACCGCATCGAGCGCTTCGCAGCGGTGCTCGACTGGTTCGGCAGGCACATCCCGGCCTGA
- a CDS encoding SDR family oxidoreductase encodes MDNPLQPGSLAGKAALVTGSSRGIGAATIGYLAGAGADVVVNYRNKAPRAEKVAAAAREVGVQALVVQADLTDAASVEAMFQAAKDAYGGLDVLVMNASGGMEAGLGEDYAMRLNRDAQVALLDAAIPVLRQGARVVFVTSHQAHFIRTTPTMPEYEAVALSKRAGEDALRERIVELEARGIELVVVSGDMIEGTITATLLERANPGAIAGRREDAGRLYDVDEFAAEVASAVVDPVPHDHTRLVGDVSSFQGR; translated from the coding sequence GTGGACAATCCGCTGCAGCCGGGATCGCTGGCAGGCAAGGCCGCGCTCGTGACGGGATCGAGTCGCGGCATCGGCGCCGCGACCATCGGCTACCTCGCCGGCGCCGGCGCCGACGTCGTCGTGAACTACCGCAACAAGGCGCCGCGCGCCGAGAAGGTCGCGGCCGCGGCACGCGAGGTCGGCGTGCAGGCGCTCGTCGTGCAGGCCGACCTCACGGACGCCGCGAGCGTCGAGGCGATGTTCCAGGCCGCGAAGGACGCCTACGGCGGGCTCGACGTGCTCGTGATGAACGCCTCGGGCGGCATGGAGGCCGGCCTGGGCGAGGACTACGCGATGCGCCTCAACCGCGACGCGCAGGTCGCGCTGCTCGACGCCGCGATCCCCGTGCTGCGCCAGGGCGCACGCGTCGTGTTCGTCACGAGCCACCAGGCGCACTTCATCCGCACGACCCCGACGATGCCCGAGTACGAGGCCGTCGCCCTCTCGAAGCGCGCGGGCGAGGACGCGCTGCGCGAGCGCATCGTCGAGCTCGAGGCGCGCGGCATCGAGCTCGTCGTGGTCTCGGGCGACATGATCGAGGGCACGATCACCGCGACGCTGCTCGAGCGCGCCAACCCCGGCGCCATCGCGGGCCGCCGCGAGGACGCCGGGCGCCTGTACGACGTCGACGAGTTCGCCGCCGAGGTCGCCTCGGCCGTCGTCGACCCCGTGCCGCACGACCACACGCGCCTCGTCGGCGACGTGTCGAGCTTCCAGGGCCGCTGA
- a CDS encoding NfeD family protein, which yields MDIWMWAWVGWLAIALICLVIELLTLELTFLMLGGGSLVGMVASLTGLPLWAQVLIAAVAAAALLFLVRPSLLERLHRSGQGARTNVDAITGLGGEVTRQFVRLVGEVTLTNGETWTARLSPATRPRDLDVGERVVVTAVEGATVVVVPAER from the coding sequence ATGGACATCTGGATGTGGGCGTGGGTCGGCTGGCTCGCGATCGCGCTCATCTGCCTCGTCATCGAGCTGCTGACGCTCGAGCTGACGTTCCTCATGCTCGGCGGCGGCTCGCTCGTCGGCATGGTCGCGAGCCTCACGGGCCTGCCGCTGTGGGCCCAGGTGCTCATCGCCGCCGTCGCAGCCGCCGCGCTGCTCTTCCTCGTCCGTCCCTCGCTGCTCGAGCGACTGCATCGCTCGGGCCAGGGCGCCCGCACGAACGTCGACGCCATCACGGGCCTCGGCGGCGAGGTGACGCGGCAGTTCGTGCGCCTCGTCGGCGAGGTGACGCTCACGAACGGCGAGACCTGGACGGCTCGCCTCTCCCCCGCGACCCGCCCGCGCGACCTCGACGTCGGCGAGCGCGTCGTCGTCACCGCCGTCGAGGGCGCGACGGTCGTCGTCGTGCCCGCCGAGCGCTGA
- a CDS encoding glycerophosphodiester phosphodiesterase family protein: MRFLEGPRPRILAHRGLATEAPENTLAAFRAAVAVGATHVESDVRVSADGVAMLAHDATLERVAGAATRIDATPARALQSLDLGGGHGVPTLADALAAFADVRWNLDLKVPAAVEPAVRAIQDARAVDRVLVTSFDDATRARAVAALPGVATSASRGVMARALLAVRLRQRAALRRALEGIAAVQVPERLGRIRIVDARSVAAFHDAGVEVHVWTVNDPTDMRRLVALGVDGIVTDRADLAVRALR; the protein is encoded by the coding sequence GTGAGGTTCCTCGAGGGGCCTCGGCCGCGCATCCTCGCCCATCGCGGGCTCGCGACCGAGGCCCCCGAGAACACCCTCGCGGCGTTCCGCGCCGCCGTCGCCGTCGGTGCCACCCACGTCGAGTCCGACGTCCGGGTGAGCGCCGACGGCGTCGCCATGCTCGCCCATGACGCGACGCTCGAGCGCGTCGCAGGCGCGGCGACCCGCATCGACGCCACCCCTGCGCGCGCGCTGCAGTCGCTCGACCTCGGCGGCGGGCACGGCGTGCCCACCCTCGCCGATGCGCTCGCGGCGTTCGCCGACGTGCGCTGGAACCTCGACCTCAAGGTGCCGGCCGCCGTCGAGCCCGCCGTTCGAGCCATCCAGGACGCACGCGCCGTCGATCGCGTGCTCGTCACCTCGTTCGACGACGCGACGCGCGCGCGCGCGGTCGCCGCGCTGCCCGGCGTCGCGACGAGCGCCTCGCGCGGGGTCATGGCGCGGGCGCTCCTCGCCGTGCGGCTGCGGCAGCGCGCCGCCCTGCGCCGCGCGCTCGAGGGCATCGCGGCCGTGCAGGTGCCCGAGCGGCTCGGGCGCATCCGCATCGTCGACGCGCGCTCGGTCGCCGCCTTCCACGATGCCGGCGTCGAGGTGCACGTGTGGACGGTGAACGATCCGACCGACATGCGCAGGCTCGTCGCCCTCGGGGTCGACGGCATCGTCACCGACCGCGCCGACCTCGCCGTGCGCGCGCTGCGCTGA
- a CDS encoding glycosyltransferase, whose translation MPSVLVVVPTYDEIDSLERTIGRLRQSVPHARVLVVDDASTDGTGELADRLAADDPSIEVLHRTVRGYGSAVREGLRAGIAAGVDAVAVTDADGSYDLTLLGEMLEAIEEDVDLVIASRWVPGGDVRAMAGRRRVLSQAGNRYARTLLGTDVQDLTSTFRVYSTRVLRRMPLDRIRSDSIAFQIELAVRVAQAGGRIVEMPVQFTERAVGVSKTDVGMVVDTLRRVTAWSVHGIRARPRRQR comes from the coding sequence GTGCCTAGCGTGCTCGTGGTCGTACCGACGTACGACGAGATCGACAGCCTCGAGCGCACGATCGGCAGGCTGCGGCAGTCGGTGCCGCACGCCCGCGTGCTCGTCGTCGACGACGCCAGCACCGACGGCACGGGCGAGCTCGCCGATCGCCTCGCGGCCGACGATCCGAGCATCGAGGTGCTGCACCGCACCGTGCGGGGCTACGGCTCGGCCGTGCGCGAGGGACTGCGGGCCGGGATCGCGGCGGGCGTCGACGCCGTCGCCGTCACGGACGCCGACGGCTCGTACGACCTGACGCTGCTCGGGGAGATGCTCGAGGCGATCGAGGAGGACGTCGACCTCGTCATCGCGTCGCGCTGGGTGCCCGGCGGCGACGTGCGCGCGATGGCCGGCCGTCGTCGCGTGCTCTCGCAGGCCGGCAACCGCTACGCGCGCACGCTGCTCGGCACCGACGTGCAGGACCTCACCTCGACGTTCCGCGTGTACTCGACGCGCGTGCTGCGGCGCATGCCGCTCGACCGCATCCGCTCCGACTCCATCGCCTTCCAGATCGAGCTCGCCGTCCGCGTCGCGCAGGCTGGCGGGCGCATCGTCGAGATGCCGGTGCAGTTCACCGAGCGGGCCGTCGGCGTCTCGAAGACCGACGTCGGCATGGTCGTCGACACGCTGCGCCGCGTCACGGCGTGGAGCGTGCACGGCATCCGCGCGCGTCCGCGTCGCCAGCGCTGA
- the lnt gene encoding apolipoprotein N-acyltransferase, translating into MSTTTTRTRRPLRLRAPLPAWGSVVAALVGAGLMTLSFQPFDAWPLVVPGVALALVALRGRRTSAAFGIGALTGAAFFAVHIQWITVYLGPLPLVGLTGIMALWWGLGGMLLALAWRLGERMRGAWAGVIVLPALLAGLWMLRESLSSTVPWGGFSWGRLAYSQASSPVGDAVSWVGASGLTFLLAFVAAVLAVLVLARGMLVRRRLVVAAAVVVGLVAIPAFPVAETGTVRVGAVQGDSEAGLLAEYRAGDIIRQHAEASELLAGEQMDVLVWPENAGETDPQDSLDSTRIIDDVQALVDAPIVLGAVTHEGADTYNSLLLWDEGVRAVYHKRHPVPFAEYLPERDFFGPLLDALGFLDLIPRDYSLDPTSENAFDVDGVVYGLAICFDIIDDGLVREMVAEHGAQIILAPTNNADFGEGSWENVQQLAIAQLRAQEAGRALVNISTVGTSAMMLPDGTMVDRLPQYEPGAMIETLPLSDTVTPAMAGGALVERAIAIASIGLLLGLALVRRRRA; encoded by the coding sequence ATGAGCACGACCACGACACGGACGCGGCGGCCGCTGCGCCTGCGAGCACCCCTGCCCGCCTGGGGCTCGGTCGTCGCCGCGCTCGTCGGCGCGGGCCTCATGACGCTCTCCTTCCAGCCGTTCGACGCGTGGCCGCTCGTCGTGCCCGGCGTCGCGCTCGCGCTCGTCGCGCTGCGGGGTCGGCGCACGAGCGCCGCCTTCGGCATCGGCGCGCTCACCGGCGCGGCCTTCTTCGCCGTGCACATCCAGTGGATCACCGTCTACCTCGGGCCGCTGCCGCTCGTCGGCCTCACGGGCATCATGGCGCTGTGGTGGGGCCTCGGCGGCATGCTGCTCGCGCTGGCATGGCGGCTGGGGGAGCGGATGCGGGGCGCGTGGGCCGGCGTCATCGTGCTGCCCGCGCTGCTCGCGGGGCTGTGGATGCTGCGCGAGTCGCTCTCGTCGACGGTGCCGTGGGGCGGGTTCTCGTGGGGCCGGCTCGCCTACTCGCAGGCGTCGAGCCCCGTGGGCGACGCGGTGTCGTGGGTCGGCGCCTCGGGCCTCACGTTCCTGCTCGCGTTCGTCGCCGCCGTGCTCGCGGTGCTCGTCCTCGCGCGCGGCATGCTCGTGCGCCGTCGGCTCGTCGTCGCCGCCGCGGTCGTCGTCGGCCTCGTCGCCATCCCCGCCTTCCCGGTCGCCGAGACCGGCACGGTGCGCGTCGGCGCCGTGCAGGGCGACAGCGAGGCGGGACTGCTCGCCGAGTACCGGGCCGGCGACATCATCCGTCAGCACGCCGAGGCCTCCGAGCTGCTCGCCGGCGAGCAGATGGACGTGCTCGTCTGGCCCGAGAACGCCGGCGAGACCGACCCGCAGGACTCGCTCGACTCGACGCGCATCATCGACGACGTGCAGGCGCTCGTCGACGCGCCCATCGTGCTGGGCGCCGTGACGCACGAGGGCGCCGACACCTACAACTCGCTGCTGCTGTGGGACGAGGGCGTGCGCGCGGTGTACCACAAGCGGCATCCCGTGCCCTTCGCCGAGTACCTGCCGGAGCGCGACTTCTTCGGACCGCTGCTCGACGCCCTCGGCTTCCTCGACCTCATCCCGCGCGACTACTCGCTCGACCCGACGAGCGAGAACGCCTTCGACGTCGACGGCGTCGTCTACGGTCTCGCGATCTGCTTCGACATCATCGACGACGGACTCGTGCGCGAGATGGTCGCGGAGCACGGCGCCCAGATCATCCTCGCGCCGACGAACAACGCGGACTTCGGCGAGGGCTCCTGGGAGAACGTGCAGCAGCTCGCGATCGCGCAGCTGCGCGCGCAGGAGGCGGGTCGCGCGCTCGTGAACATCTCGACCGTGGGCACGAGCGCGATGATGCTCCCCGACGGCACCATGGTCGATAGGCTGCCGCAGTACGAGCCTGGAGCCATGATCGAGACCTTGCCGCTCAGCGACACCGTGACGCCCGCGATGGCAGGCGGCGCGCTCGTGGAGCGCGCCATCGCGATCGCGTCGATCGGCCTGCTGCTCGGCCTCGCCCTGGTGCGGAGGCGGCGTGCCTAG
- a CDS encoding DEAD/DEAH box helicase translates to MTAVATEAFGAALPFGLDPFQREACELVEQGRSVLVAAPTGAGKTIVAEFAIHLTMAAPTGRVFYTTPMKALSNQKFRELQAVYGDDAGLLTGDTSIRGDARVVVMTTEVLRNMLYEGRDLADLEHVVMDEVHYLADRFRGAVWEEVIIHLPRHVRMVSLSATVSNAEEFGAWLEAVRGDTSLVVSEHRPVPLDGHVLVRGSLVDLFDSRGDAEQHRPSRELVERTRGSDGSAAHGHRDRGGHNRHVRRGQQGRKGQRRGSVARDAYTWRGDSRPARVDRAALIDLLDEASMLPAICFIFSRKGCDAAVEQVLRGGISLTTAEERGEIRALVEERTRRLDESDLAVLGFWEWLDGLERGVAAHHAGLLPVFKEIVEELFQRRLVRVVFATETLALGINMPARTVVLEQLEKFNGEARVRITPGEYTQLTGRAGRRGIDTEGHAVIVWTGEQTPQEIANLASRRSYPLQSSFRPTYNMAVNLIDRFGVDRTRGVLETSFAQFQADRSVVQLARRVVDQRASLEGYAEAMTCHLGDFSEYAALRRESSDLEREGQRAGMSHAERDALQQRLRDLRALLRSHPCHACPERESHARWGERYWRLAREVEQADRQISRRTGQVAERFDRICDVLRTLQYVVPGEDGDEVTEAGERLRRIYGERDLLVAESLRRGLWTHLDAADLAALVCALVFEPRRGEQASERHLPGGPFREALAATTTLWAELDDLERAKRLPGSEPPQTGLSVAMHRWARGAHLDVVLRDTDLAAGDFVRWVRQTVDVLEQLQDVGTARIRRTARDAVDRIRRGVVDLGQEAA, encoded by the coding sequence GTGACGGCCGTCGCGACCGAGGCCTTCGGCGCGGCGCTGCCGTTCGGCCTCGACCCCTTCCAGCGGGAGGCGTGCGAGCTCGTCGAGCAGGGGCGCAGCGTGCTCGTCGCCGCACCGACGGGGGCCGGCAAGACGATCGTCGCCGAGTTCGCCATCCACCTGACGATGGCGGCGCCCACCGGCCGCGTCTTCTACACGACGCCCATGAAGGCGCTGTCGAACCAGAAGTTCCGCGAGCTGCAGGCCGTCTACGGCGACGACGCCGGACTGCTGACGGGGGACACGTCGATCCGCGGCGACGCGCGCGTCGTCGTCATGACGACCGAGGTGCTGCGCAACATGCTCTACGAGGGTCGCGACCTCGCCGACCTCGAGCACGTCGTCATGGACGAGGTGCACTACCTCGCCGACCGCTTCCGCGGCGCCGTGTGGGAGGAGGTCATCATCCACCTCCCGCGGCACGTGCGCATGGTGTCGCTGTCGGCCACGGTCTCCAACGCCGAGGAGTTCGGCGCGTGGCTCGAGGCCGTGCGCGGCGACACGAGCCTCGTCGTGAGCGAGCACCGTCCCGTGCCGCTCGACGGTCACGTGCTCGTGCGCGGCTCGCTCGTCGACCTCTTCGACTCCCGCGGCGACGCCGAGCAGCATCGGCCCAGCCGCGAGCTCGTCGAGCGCACGCGCGGCAGCGACGGCTCCGCCGCGCACGGCCACCGCGATCGCGGCGGCCACAATCGGCACGTCCGGCGCGGCCAGCAGGGCCGCAAGGGGCAGCGCCGCGGATCGGTCGCGCGCGACGCGTACACGTGGCGCGGCGACTCGCGGCCCGCGCGCGTCGATCGTGCCGCGCTCATCGACCTCCTCGACGAGGCATCGATGCTGCCCGCGATCTGCTTCATCTTCTCCCGCAAGGGCTGCGATGCGGCGGTCGAGCAGGTGCTGCGCGGCGGCATCTCGCTCACGACGGCCGAGGAGCGCGGCGAGATCCGCGCCCTCGTCGAGGAGCGCACGCGCAGGCTCGACGAGTCGGACCTCGCCGTGCTCGGCTTCTGGGAGTGGCTCGACGGGCTCGAGCGGGGCGTCGCCGCCCACCACGCAGGGCTCCTGCCCGTGTTCAAGGAGATCGTCGAGGAGCTCTTCCAGCGCCGGCTCGTGCGCGTCGTCTTCGCGACGGAGACGCTCGCGCTCGGCATCAACATGCCCGCGCGGACCGTCGTGCTCGAGCAGCTCGAGAAGTTCAACGGCGAGGCGCGCGTGCGCATCACGCCCGGCGAGTACACGCAGCTCACGGGCCGCGCCGGTCGCCGCGGCATCGACACCGAGGGCCACGCCGTGATCGTCTGGACCGGCGAGCAGACGCCGCAGGAGATCGCGAACCTCGCGTCGCGTCGCTCGTACCCGCTGCAGTCGAGCTTCCGACCCACGTACAACATGGCCGTGAACCTCATCGACCGCTTCGGCGTCGACCGCACGCGCGGCGTGCTCGAGACCTCGTTCGCGCAGTTCCAGGCCGACCGCTCCGTCGTGCAGCTCGCGCGGAGGGTCGTCGACCAGCGCGCGAGCCTCGAGGGGTACGCAGAGGCCATGACGTGCCACCTGGGCGACTTCTCCGAGTACGCGGCGCTGCGCCGCGAGTCGAGCGACCTCGAGCGCGAGGGGCAGCGCGCCGGCATGAGCCACGCCGAGCGCGACGCGCTGCAGCAGCGGCTGCGCGACCTGCGCGCGCTCCTGCGGTCGCATCCGTGCCATGCCTGCCCCGAGCGCGAGAGCCACGCCCGCTGGGGCGAGCGGTACTGGCGGCTCGCGCGGGAGGTCGAGCAGGCCGACCGGCAGATCTCGCGCCGCACGGGGCAGGTCGCCGAGCGCTTCGATCGCATCTGCGACGTGCTGCGCACGCTGCAGTACGTCGTGCCCGGCGAGGACGGCGACGAGGTGACCGAGGCGGGGGAGCGGCTGCGGCGCATCTACGGCGAGCGCGACCTGCTCGTCGCCGAGTCGCTGCGCCGCGGCCTGTGGACCCATCTCGACGCCGCGGACCTCGCTGCCCTCGTGTGCGCGCTCGTCTTCGAGCCGCGGCGCGGCGAGCAGGCGTCCGAGCGGCATCTGCCCGGCGGACCCTTCCGCGAGGCGCTCGCCGCGACCACGACCCTGTGGGCGGAGCTCGACGACCTCGAGCGCGCCAAGCGCCTGCCGGGCTCGGAGCCGCCGCAGACGGGCCTGTCGGTGGCGATGCACCGGTGGGCGCGCGGCGCGCACCTCGACGTCGTGCTCCGCGACACCGACCTCGCCGCCGGCGACTTCGTGCGCTGGGTGCGGCAGACGGTCGACGTGCTCGAGCAGCTGCAGGACGTCGGCACCGCGCGCATCCGCCGCACGGCGCGGGATGCGGTCGACCGCATCCGGCGCGGCGTCGTCGACCTCGGGCAGGAGGCGGCATGA
- the tatC gene encoding twin-arginine translocase subunit TatC, which translates to MAVTAGAAKRTGDPERRMRLVEHLRELRRRFVISFAAIAVLGIGGFFLSDAVLQLLAAPLVPLQEDRIVELNFTFITQSFDIKMRIGLLVGVIASSPIWLYHILAFLLPGLHKGERRYVWGFLASAVPLFLGGCVMGWLLLPRIVQLFVGFAPEGTTSVLSAQEYFDFSFKLVVAIGLGFVVPVVIVFLNLAGAITGAAILKGWRWAVLGITLFAACVTPAGELLSMFLIAGPIVLLYFAAGGFAIVNDRRRAKRLAADASVGSAA; encoded by the coding sequence ATGGCCGTCACGGCCGGAGCCGCGAAGCGCACGGGGGACCCCGAGCGCCGCATGCGGCTCGTCGAGCACCTGCGCGAGCTGCGCAGGCGCTTCGTCATCTCGTTCGCCGCGATCGCCGTGCTCGGCATCGGCGGCTTCTTCCTCTCCGACGCCGTCCTCCAGCTGCTCGCAGCGCCGCTCGTGCCGCTGCAGGAGGACCGCATCGTCGAGCTGAACTTCACGTTCATCACGCAGTCGTTCGACATCAAGATGCGGATCGGCCTGCTCGTCGGCGTCATCGCCTCGAGCCCGATCTGGCTCTACCACATCCTCGCCTTCCTGCTTCCGGGCCTGCACAAGGGCGAGCGGCGCTACGTCTGGGGCTTCCTCGCGTCCGCCGTGCCGCTCTTCCTCGGCGGCTGCGTCATGGGCTGGCTGCTGCTGCCGCGCATCGTGCAGCTCTTCGTCGGCTTCGCACCGGAGGGCACGACGTCGGTGCTCTCGGCGCAGGAGTACTTCGACTTCTCGTTCAAGCTCGTCGTCGCCATCGGGCTCGGCTTCGTCGTGCCCGTCGTCATCGTCTTCCTGAACCTCGCCGGCGCGATCACCGGCGCGGCGATCCTCAAGGGATGGCGCTGGGCGGTGCTGGGCATCACCCTCTTCGCCGCCTGCGTCACGCCCGCGGGCGAGCTGCTGTCGATGTTCCTCATCGCGGGCCCCATCGTGCTGCTCTACTTCGCCGCGGGCGGGTTCGCGATCGTGAACGACCGCCGCCGCGCCAAGCGACTCGCCGCCGACGCCTCCGTCGGGTCGGCGGCGTGA